The following are encoded in a window of Bacteroidota bacterium genomic DNA:
- a CDS encoding cold shock domain-containing protein, producing MKTGKVKFFNDSKGFGFITDNEDNQEYFVHISGLVDEVNEGDDVTFDLKEGRKGLNAIDVKLA from the coding sequence ATGAAAACAGGTAAAGTAAAATTTTTTAATGATTCAAAAGGATTTGGATTCATTACAGACAACGAGGACAATCAAGAGTATTTTGTACATATTTCTGGATTAGTAGACGAAGTAAATGAAGGTGACGATGTTACTTTCGATCTAAAAGAAGGAAGAAAAGGTCTTAACGCAATTGACGTTAAATTAGCTTAA